From a region of the Phaseolus vulgaris cultivar G19833 chromosome 6, P. vulgaris v2.0, whole genome shotgun sequence genome:
- the LOC137831071 gene encoding coniferyl alcohol acyltransferase-like — translation MSAENGDFPVYVTSEEVVAAVLPMQEHRLPLSNLDLLLPPVDVGVFLCYQKPILTSTTTMEDCGTNKMTFGSMVGSLKKALAQTLISYYVFAGEVVLNNMDEPEVLCNNRGVDFVEAEADVELKNLNFYNPDQSIEGKFVPNKKNGVLAVQATSLKCGGIVVACSFDHRIADGYSANMFLTSWAEMAQPTKPTTMSPCFLRSLLSPRRPCSIPHSLHQMYTPISKLTPPETITTPHFSRIYYVTAQKLHSMQALVSGNGSKRTKLECFSALLWKMVARAASRERRGKRVVARMGVVVDGRRRLCQSEKVKEALMGCYFGNVVSIPFGEKVVEELMEKPLGFVADAVHEFLEEAMTEEHFLGLVDWVEAHRPESGVARIYSDGSSEGGSFVVSCGQRFLEGKMDFGWGKVVFGSFHFPWGGEAGYVMPMKSPLGNGDWVVYMHLTKEQLEVIECEAGDVFRPITWDYLNGFSFVFS, via the exons ATGAGTGCTGAAAATGGAGATTTTCCAGTGTATGTGACAAGTGAAGAGGTGGTGGCAGCAGTGTTACCAATGCAAGAACATAGGCTTCCACTCTCCAATCTTGACCTGCTTCTACCTCCAGTGGATGTAGGAGTTTTCCTTTGCTACCAGAAACCTATTCTCACATCCACAACAACCATGGAGGATTGTGGCACCAACAAAATGACCTTTGGATCCATGGTGGGGTCTTTGAAGAAGGCCTTGGCACAAACCCTAATATCTTATTATGTGTTTGCTGGTGAAGTGGTGCTCAACAACATGGATGAACCTGAAGTTCTTTGTAACAATCGTGGGGTTGATTTTGTTGAAGCTGAGGCAGATGTTGAACTAAAGAACCTCAACTTTTACAACCCAGATCAATCTATTGAAGGCAAGTTTGTTCCAAACAAGAAAAATGGTGTGCTTGCTGTCCAG GCAACATCACTGAAGTGTGGTGGAATAGTTGTAGCATGTTCATTTGATCATCGCATAGCAGATGGGTATTCAGCAAACATGTTCCTGACATCATGGGCCGAGATGGCCCAGCCCACGAAGCCGACAACTATGAGCCCATGTTTCCTTCGCTCCCTCCTTAGTCCTCGTCGTCCATGTTCTATTCCTCATTCCCTTCATCAAATGTACACCCCCATTTCCAAGCTCACCCCTCCTGAAACCATAACAACCCCCCACTTCAGTCGCATATACTACGTAACTGCTCAGAAACTTCACAGCATGCAAGCCCTTGTGAGTGGCAATGGCAGCAAACGTACAAAGCTTGAGTGTTTCTCTGCGTTGTTGTGGAAGATGGTTGCACGTGCGGCttcaagagagaggaggggCAAAAGGGTGGTGGCGAGAATGGGAGTTGTGGTTGATGGAAGGAGAAGACTGTGCCaaagtgagaaagtgaaggaagCGTTGATGGGGTGTTACTTTGGGAACGTTGTTTCGATACCCTTTGGAGAGAAGGTGGTGGAGGAGTTGATGGAGAAGCCGTTAGGGTTTGTGGCTGATGCGGTTCACGAGTTCTTGGAGGAGGCGATGACAGAGGAGCATTTCTTGGGGCTGGTTGATTGGGTGGAGGCTCATAGACCAGAGAGTGGGGTGGCGAGGATTTACAGTGATGGAAGCAGTGAAGGAGGGAGTTTTGTGGTGTCTTGTGGACAAAGGTTTTTGGAGGGGAAGATGGATTTTGGGTGGGGGAAGGTTGTGTTTGGCTCCTTCCATTTTCCTTGGGGTGGTGAAGCTGGTTATGTTATGCCAATGAAGAGCCCTCTAGGGAATGGTGATTGGGTTGTGTACATGCATCTTACAAAGGAGCAATTGGAAGTGATAGAGTGTGAGGCTGGTGATGTTTTCAGACCCATAACTTGGGATTACCTTAACGgcttttcatttgtattttcttga